The following proteins are encoded in a genomic region of Streptococcus equi subsp. equi:
- the brpA gene encoding LytR family regulatory protein, giving the protein MKIGKKIFLMLTAIVLLTLGAMGVYLTNAYTFSTGELSKTFKDFATSSKKSDAIQQTEPFSILLMGVDTGSSHRTSTWQGNSDSMILVTINPKTKKTTMTSLERDILITLSGPNDNEMNGAEAKLNAAYAAGGAQMAIMTVQDLLNITIDKYVQINMQGLIDLVNAVGGITVTNEFDFPISIADNEPEYQATVAPGTHKINGEQALVYARMRYDDPEGDYGRQKRQREVIQKVLKKILALNSISSYRKILSAVSGNMQTNIEISSRTIPNLLGYTDALKNIKTYQLKGEGATLSDGGSYQIVTSDHLLEIQNRIRAELGLEKLSQLKTTATVYENLYGSLKTQSTQDSSYYYNSGSLPAYTDSSTQYSTYSSETSSSSSYQDTTAGTQESGAANVTPSPQADSPAEQQSSGATTGTPAAP; this is encoded by the coding sequence ATGAAAATTGGAAAAAAAATCTTTTTAATGCTGACAGCTATTGTGCTGTTGACCTTGGGGGCTATGGGAGTTTACCTAACCAATGCCTATACCTTTTCAACTGGAGAATTGTCAAAGACCTTTAAGGATTTTGCAACGTCCTCCAAAAAAAGTGATGCCATTCAACAGACAGAGCCCTTTTCAATTCTATTGATGGGAGTTGACACAGGATCGTCTCACAGAACCTCTACCTGGCAAGGAAATAGTGATTCTATGATTCTGGTTACGATTAACCCTAAGACCAAAAAGACAACCATGACAAGCTTAGAAAGAGACATTCTCATCACTTTGTCAGGTCCAAATGATAATGAGATGAATGGAGCAGAAGCTAAGCTGAATGCTGCTTATGCAGCTGGTGGTGCCCAAATGGCTATCATGACCGTTCAGGACTTGCTGAATATCACGATTGACAAATACGTTCAGATTAACATGCAAGGGCTCATTGATTTGGTTAATGCTGTTGGTGGCATTACTGTTACCAATGAATTTGACTTTCCTATCTCTATTGCAGATAATGAGCCTGAGTATCAGGCTACCGTTGCACCAGGAACTCACAAGATAAATGGAGAGCAGGCCTTGGTCTATGCTCGAATGCGCTATGATGATCCAGAGGGAGACTACGGTCGGCAGAAGCGTCAGCGCGAGGTTATTCAAAAGGTGCTGAAAAAGATTCTTGCCCTTAACAGTATCAGCTCCTACCGAAAGATCTTGTCAGCTGTTAGTGGTAATATGCAAACCAACATTGAAATATCATCACGAACCATTCCTAATCTTTTAGGCTATACAGACGCCCTTAAAAATATCAAAACCTATCAGCTAAAGGGTGAGGGAGCGACCTTGTCAGATGGCGGCTCCTATCAAATTGTGACCTCAGATCATCTTTTAGAAATCCAAAATCGCATTCGTGCTGAATTAGGCCTTGAAAAGCTTAGTCAGCTAAAAACGACTGCCACAGTTTACGAAAACCTTTATGGCTCGTTAAAAACTCAGTCTACTCAGGATAGCAGCTATTATTACAATTCAGGTAGCCTACCGGCCTATACAGACTCATCTACCCAGTACTCAACCTATTCCTCAGAGACGTCCTCTAGCAGCAGCTATCAGGACACAACAGCTGGTACACAAGAGTCAGGAGCAGCTAATGTGACTCCTAGCCCTCAAGCAGACTCACCAGCAGAGCAGCAATCAAGTGGTGCAACCACTGGTACGCCAGCAGCGCCTTAG
- a CDS encoding methyl-accepting chemotaxis protein → MTLKTMTTIGLTSVLAYQVYRKRHQIKETLVAMQTSKKAIQADVDRIKANLAIIQKEARTLQAAGTELAYKWQAFNQEAQAHLTEIQQRMSKYQQETP, encoded by the coding sequence ATGACTCTAAAAACAATGACCACAATTGGTCTCACATCCGTTTTAGCCTACCAAGTGTATCGTAAACGTCATCAAATCAAAGAAACTCTAGTAGCCATGCAAACCTCTAAGAAGGCTATCCAGGCCGATGTTGATAGGATTAAGGCAAATCTCGCCATCATTCAAAAGGAGGCTCGAACGCTTCAAGCAGCAGGAACAGAATTAGCCTACAAATGGCAGGCCTTTAACCAAGAAGCTCAGGCCCATCTGACTGAAATCCAACAACGTATGAGCAAGTACCAGCAGGAAACCCCATAA
- the hit gene encoding HIT-family protein, protein MENCIFCSIISGEIPSSKVYEDEQVLAFLDISQTTAGHTLLIPKKHVRNILAMDAETASQTFERLPKIARAIQKATGATAMNIINNNEELAGQTVFHAHVHLVPRYSQEDGIAIQYTTHEPDFPALAALAQQISQEISQ, encoded by the coding sequence ATGGAAAATTGTATCTTTTGCAGCATTATTAGCGGTGAGATTCCCTCCTCCAAGGTTTATGAGGATGAGCAGGTACTCGCTTTTTTGGATATTTCGCAAACAACAGCGGGTCATACCCTCTTGATTCCTAAAAAGCATGTCCGAAATATCCTAGCAATGGACGCCGAGACAGCTAGCCAGACCTTTGAACGATTACCTAAAATCGCTCGCGCCATTCAAAAAGCAACAGGTGCTACTGCAATGAACATTATTAATAATAATGAAGAGCTAGCTGGTCAGACTGTTTTTCACGCGCATGTGCACCTCGTTCCTCGCTACAGCCAAGAAGACGGGATCGCTATTCAGTATACAACACATGAGCCTGACTTCCCAGCCCTAGCAGCCTTGGCACAACAAATTAGTCAGGAGATTAGCCAATGA
- a CDS encoding exported protein, with product MNLSRFLTFGLVSLSALSISGLVQTEAKANEWQTIFEKPQEVVITDGWQTISEKPQEVSTANEWQVSSEEAQESVPDKFSQNEDPSLWAVPDKFSQNEDPSLWAVPDKFSQNEDPSLWAVPDKFSQNEDPSLWAVPDKFSQNEDPSL from the coding sequence ATGAATTTGTCACGCTTTTTAACATTTGGTTTGGTATCACTTTCAGCACTTTCAATTTCAGGCCTAGTCCAAACAGAGGCTAAGGCTAACGAATGGCAGACTATCTTTGAAAAGCCACAGGAGGTGGTTATCACAGATGGCTGGCAAACTATCTCTGAAAAGCCTCAGGAAGTAAGCACGGCTAACGAATGGCAGGTCAGCTCTGAAGAAGCTCAAGAGTCTGTTCCTGATAAATTCTCACAAAACGAAGACCCTAGCCTATGGGCTGTTCCTGATAAATTCTCACAAAACGAGGACCCTAGCCTATGGGCCGTTCCTGATAAATTCTCACAAAACGAGGACCCTAGCCTATGGGCCGTTCCTGATAAATTCTCACAAAATGAGGACCCTAGCCTATGGGCTGTTCCTGATAAATTCTCGCAAAACGAGGACCCTAGCCTGTAG
- the ecsA_1 gene encoding ABC transporter ATP-binding protein: protein MLNIENVTGGYLNIPVLKDISFSVGNGELVGLIGLNGAGKSTTINEIIGFLKPYKGRISIDGLTLAEHEADYRKKIGFIPETPSLYEELTLAEHINTVAMAYDIDVELAHKRAEPFLELFRLTDKLDWFPVHFSKGMKQKVMIICAFVIDPSLFILDEPFLGLDPLAIADLIKALEVEKAKGKSILMSTHVLDSAEKMCDRFVILHQGQVRAQGTLADLQAVFGDASASLNDIYLALTKEG from the coding sequence ATGTTAAACATTGAGAATGTCACTGGAGGCTACCTTAATATTCCAGTTTTGAAGGATATTAGCTTTTCTGTCGGAAATGGAGAGCTAGTAGGGCTTATTGGTCTAAATGGTGCTGGTAAGTCAACAACGATTAATGAAATTATTGGGTTTTTAAAGCCATATAAGGGAAGGATTTCCATTGATGGCTTAACCTTGGCGGAGCATGAAGCTGATTATCGCAAGAAAATTGGCTTTATCCCAGAAACACCAAGCCTGTATGAGGAGCTGACCTTAGCAGAGCATATCAATACGGTAGCTATGGCCTATGATATTGATGTGGAGCTGGCACATAAGCGAGCTGAGCCCTTCTTAGAGCTGTTTCGTTTGACGGATAAGCTGGATTGGTTTCCGGTGCATTTTTCTAAGGGAATGAAGCAAAAGGTTATGATTATTTGCGCTTTTGTCATTGACCCTAGTCTTTTTATTCTTGATGAGCCCTTTTTGGGGCTTGACCCCTTAGCAATTGCTGATTTGATTAAGGCTTTAGAGGTTGAAAAGGCAAAGGGCAAGTCAATTCTAATGAGTACCCATGTGCTGGATTCGGCAGAAAAAATGTGTGACCGTTTTGTGATATTGCATCAGGGACAGGTGCGTGCACAAGGGACTCTGGCGGATTTGCAGGCAGTCTTTGGAGATGCTTCAGCTAGTCTTAATGACATTTACCTAGCGCTGACAAAAGAGGGGTAA
- a CDS encoding ABC transporter: protein MKALFRKRRQEFQHKHTKYLPYVFNDHFVLVLLFLLGFILFQYSQLLKHFPANPLPIQLGLLIAVLFLLNLGSVATYLEKADQHFLLTKEAEVIAHIRSAERLSFILWSSLQTVLLLPLFPLFQRLGVSLLAFVLLLGVLVLAKRLLLKRKVASFLSSKGLDWEKAIAFEADRQQAILKFYALFTNVKGISTKVKERPYLNPILKLIKADSKKVWTNLYLRAFLRSSDYLGLWLRLLLLSCLSLAFISNPYLAVGLALVFHYLSLFQLLSLYHHYDYHYMSGLYPTKPQHKQRNLLSLLRQLSGLMLIVNLVLCRSWQNALVLIVAMGLLNLLYLPYKLKKMID, encoded by the coding sequence ATGAAGGCATTATTTCGTAAGCGTCGTCAGGAGTTTCAGCACAAGCATACCAAGTATCTGCCTTATGTCTTTAATGATCATTTTGTTCTTGTCTTGCTGTTTCTTTTGGGCTTTATTCTTTTTCAGTACAGTCAACTACTCAAGCATTTTCCTGCTAATCCTCTACCGATTCAGCTAGGTTTGTTGATTGCTGTCTTGTTTTTGCTTAATCTGGGGTCAGTTGCTACCTATCTTGAAAAGGCTGATCAGCATTTTTTGCTGACCAAGGAGGCAGAGGTTATTGCCCATATCAGGTCAGCAGAGCGCTTGTCCTTTATTCTTTGGTCTAGCCTTCAAACGGTCTTGCTGTTACCTTTATTTCCTTTGTTTCAAAGGCTTGGTGTTTCCTTGCTTGCCTTTGTGCTATTGCTTGGTGTTTTGGTGCTGGCTAAGCGCTTACTGTTAAAGCGTAAGGTGGCAAGCTTTTTGAGCTCCAAGGGGCTTGATTGGGAAAAAGCGATTGCTTTTGAGGCAGATCGCCAGCAGGCCATTTTAAAGTTTTATGCTTTGTTTACAAATGTTAAAGGAATCTCAACCAAGGTTAAGGAAAGGCCTTACTTGAATCCTATACTTAAGCTTATCAAGGCAGATAGTAAAAAGGTTTGGACAAACCTATATTTAAGAGCATTTTTACGCAGCTCTGATTATCTAGGGTTATGGTTACGTCTGTTGTTGCTTAGTTGCTTGTCACTTGCCTTTATTTCCAACCCTTATTTAGCAGTAGGCTTGGCCTTGGTCTTTCATTATCTAAGTCTTTTTCAGTTATTATCACTTTATCATCATTATGATTACCATTATATGAGTGGGCTTTACCCGACTAAACCACAGCATAAGCAAAGGAATCTACTTTCTTTGTTGAGGCAATTAAGTGGTTTGATGCTTATCGTCAATCTTGTGCTCTGCCGTTCTTGGCAAAATGCTCTTGTGTTGATTGTGGCGATGGGATTATTAAATCTTCTTTACTTACCGTACAAGTTAAAGAAGATGATTGACTAA
- a CDS encoding phosphotransferase, with product MTTTEQDLVLTPLRGKSGKAYKGTYPNGESVFIKLNTTPILPALAKEQIAPQLLWAKRMGNGDMMSAQEWLNGRTLTREDMNSKQIVHILLRLHKSKQLVNQLLQLNYKIENPYDLLVDFEQNAPLQIQQNSYLQAIVKELKRSLPEFRSEVATIVHGDIKHSNWVITTSGMIFLVDWDCVRLTDRMYDVAYLLSHYIPRSRWADWLSYYGYKNNDKVMQKIIWYAQFSYLTQILRCFDKRDMEHVNQEIYALRKFREMFRKK from the coding sequence GTGACAACAACCGAACAGGATCTTGTATTGACTCCCTTGCGCGGAAAAAGTGGCAAAGCCTACAAAGGGACCTATCCAAATGGCGAAAGCGTCTTTATCAAGCTTAATACAACACCAATCCTACCTGCCTTAGCAAAGGAACAGATTGCCCCACAATTGCTTTGGGCAAAGCGTATGGGGAATGGCGATATGATGAGTGCTCAAGAGTGGCTCAATGGTCGTACTCTGACTAGAGAGGATATGAACAGTAAGCAAATCGTCCATATTCTGCTGCGCCTCCACAAGTCCAAGCAGTTGGTTAATCAATTGCTTCAGCTCAACTATAAAATTGAAAATCCTTATGACCTTTTAGTAGACTTTGAGCAAAATGCACCTTTGCAAATTCAACAGAATTCTTATTTACAGGCTATCGTCAAGGAGCTAAAGCGCAGCCTACCTGAATTTCGCTCTGAGGTGGCCACGATTGTACATGGTGATATCAAGCATAGCAACTGGGTGATTACCACCAGTGGCATGATTTTTTTGGTGGACTGGGATTGTGTGCGCCTAACAGATCGAATGTATGATGTGGCTTATTTGCTAAGCCACTATATTCCTCGGTCGCGATGGGCAGACTGGCTATCCTATTATGGCTATAAAAATAATGATAAGGTCATGCAAAAGATTATTTGGTATGCTCAATTCTCTTATCTAACTCAGATTTTAAGGTGCTTTGATAAGAGAGATATGGAGCATGTCAATCAAGAGATTTACGCTCTTAGAAAATTTAGAGAAATGTTTAGAAAGAAATAA
- the trmB gene encoding tRNA (guanine-N(7)-)-methyltransferase: MRVRKRKGAQEHLENNPHYVILEPEAAKGRWCEVFGNDHPIHIEVGSGKGAFITGMALKNPEINYIGIDIQLSVLSYALDKVLASQAPNVRLLRVDGSSLTNYFDAGEVDMMYLNFSDPWPKSRHEKRRLTYKSFLDTYKQILPENGEIHFKTDNRGLFEYSLASFSQYGMTLKQVWLDLHASDYQGNVMTEYEARFAKKGQIIYRLEATF; encoded by the coding sequence ATGCGAGTTAGAAAACGAAAGGGTGCGCAGGAGCACTTGGAAAACAATCCTCACTATGTCATTTTAGAGCCGGAGGCTGCTAAGGGGCGCTGGTGTGAGGTCTTTGGTAATGATCATCCGATCCATATTGAGGTTGGCTCAGGCAAGGGAGCCTTTATCACAGGTATGGCGTTGAAAAACCCAGAGATCAACTATATTGGCATTGACATTCAGCTATCAGTGCTAAGCTATGCTTTAGATAAGGTCCTAGCCTCTCAGGCTCCTAATGTTAGGCTCTTGCGGGTTGATGGGTCAAGCCTGACCAATTATTTCGATGCCGGTGAGGTTGATATGATGTATTTGAATTTTTCAGATCCTTGGCCCAAAAGCAGGCATGAAAAGCGTCGACTAACCTACAAATCCTTTTTAGACACTTATAAGCAGATTTTGCCGGAAAATGGTGAAATTCATTTTAAAACAGATAATCGTGGCTTATTTGAGTATAGCCTAGCGAGCTTTTCACAGTACGGTATGACCCTCAAGCAGGTCTGGCTGGATTTACATGCTAGTGATTATCAAGGAAATGTGATGACTGAGTATGAGGCTAGATTTGCTAAAAAGGGACAGATTATTTACCGCCTAGAAGCAACATTCTAG
- a CDS encoding phage integrase-like protein has translation MFHKILSNEIVSASHDKSYGTFLYSKSPIISILDKSTTEMIEPKIYVHQLDKLKEKNDHQVKSIFQNLKFDG, from the coding sequence ATGTTCCATAAGATACTTTCTAATGAGATTGTTAGTGCTTCTCATGATAAGTCTTATGGGACTTTTTTGTACTCAAAAAGCCCTATCATTTCCATACTGGATAAATCCACTACAGAAATGATAGAGCCTAAAATATATGTTCACCAATTGGATAAGTTAAAAGAAAAAAATGACCATCAGGTCAAAAGCATTTTTCAAAATCTCAAATTTGACGGGTGA
- the rimP gene encoding ribosome maturation factor RimP — protein MGNDYVLSILVDKASGITVEDTAELTELISPLLDTISPDPFPDQYMLEVSSPGLERPLKTAESLKAAVGSYINVSLYRAIDKVKVFQGDLVAFDGDTLTIDYLDKTRHKTVEIPYQAVAKARLAVKL, from the coding sequence ATGGGCAATGATTATGTCCTTAGTATCTTAGTTGATAAGGCTTCTGGGATTACCGTTGAGGATACTGCTGAGCTTACAGAGTTAATCAGTCCACTCTTAGATACGATTTCTCCAGACCCTTTCCCAGATCAGTATATGCTGGAGGTTTCCAGTCCTGGGCTAGAGCGTCCATTAAAGACTGCTGAGAGCTTGAAGGCTGCTGTAGGCTCATATATTAATGTCAGCCTCTATCGGGCAATTGATAAGGTGAAGGTTTTTCAAGGAGATTTAGTGGCTTTTGATGGTGATACCCTAACCATTGATTATCTAGATAAGACGCGTCACAAAACAGTTGAGATTCCTTACCAAGCAGTGGCTAAGGCTCGTTTAGCTGTCAAATTATAA
- the nusA gene encoding transcription elongation factor produces the protein MLEAFRILEEEKHIDKADIIEAVTESLKSAYKRRYGQAESCVIEFNDKTADFQVFTVREVVEEVFDSRLEISLNDALAISSAYELGDKIRFEESVSEFGRVAAQSAKQTIMERMRRQMREITFNEYKQHEGEIMTGTVERFDQRFIYVNLGSLEAQLSHQDQIPGETFKSHDRIDVYVYKVENNPKGVNVFVSRSHPEFIKRIMEQEIPEVFDGTVEIMSVSREAGDRTKVAVRSHNPNVDAIGTIVGRGGSNIKKVISKFHPKRYDAKTGLEIPVEENIDVIQWVDDPAEFIYNAIAPAEVDMVLFDDDDLKRATVVVPDNKLSLAIGRRGQNVRLAAHLTGYRIDIKSASEYERLEAEKEAAMTEAVATEELLTNEEV, from the coding sequence ATGCTAGAAGCCTTCCGTATTTTGGAAGAAGAAAAACACATTGATAAGGCAGATATCATTGAGGCAGTCACTGAATCACTGAAATCAGCTTATAAACGTCGTTATGGTCAAGCAGAATCCTGCGTCATTGAATTTAATGATAAAACAGCAGATTTTCAGGTTTTTACGGTTCGTGAGGTTGTTGAAGAGGTATTTGATAGCCGTCTGGAAATTAGCCTGAACGATGCCCTTGCCATTAGCTCAGCCTATGAGTTAGGAGATAAGATTCGTTTTGAAGAATCAGTCAGCGAGTTTGGACGTGTGGCTGCTCAGTCTGCAAAGCAAACCATTATGGAAAGGATGCGTCGTCAGATGCGAGAAATCACCTTCAATGAGTACAAGCAGCATGAAGGTGAAATCATGACGGGTACGGTTGAGCGTTTTGACCAACGTTTCATTTATGTTAACCTTGGTTCCTTAGAGGCTCAGCTCTCACATCAGGATCAAATCCCAGGAGAAACCTTCAAATCACATGATCGGATTGATGTCTATGTCTACAAGGTGGAAAACAATCCAAAGGGGGTTAACGTCTTTGTTAGTCGTAGTCACCCTGAGTTCATCAAGCGCATTATGGAACAGGAAATTCCAGAGGTTTTTGATGGGACCGTTGAGATTATGAGTGTTTCTCGTGAGGCTGGTGACCGTACTAAGGTTGCTGTGCGTAGCCACAATCCCAATGTTGATGCGATTGGAACGATTGTTGGTCGTGGCGGCAGCAACATCAAAAAGGTTATCAGTAAATTCCATCCAAAGCGCTATGATGCTAAGACAGGACTTGAGATCCCAGTAGAAGAAAATATTGACGTTATCCAATGGGTAGATGACCCTGCTGAATTTATCTACAATGCCATTGCACCTGCTGAGGTTGATATGGTTCTCTTTGATGATGACGATCTTAAGCGTGCGACTGTGGTGGTGCCTGATAATAAGCTATCGCTTGCTATTGGTCGTCGTGGTCAAAACGTTCGTTTGGCAGCTCATTTGACAGGCTATCGCATTGACATCAAATCAGCCAGTGAATATGAACGCCTTGAAGCAGAAAAAGAAGCAGCAATGACTGAAGCAGTAGCTACAGAGGAGCTCTTAACCAACGAGGAAGTGTAA
- a CDS encoding putative cytoplasmic protein: MPKVKKIPLRKSLVSGEIIDKRDLLRIVKNKEGQIFIDPTGKQNGRGAYIKLDNQEALMAKKKQVFNRSFSMEVPESFYDEVIAHVDHKVKRRELGLE, translated from the coding sequence ATGCCTAAAGTAAAAAAAATACCTTTACGTAAGTCGCTTGTTTCTGGTGAGATCATTGATAAGCGTGACCTCCTTCGTATTGTCAAAAATAAGGAGGGGCAGATTTTTATTGATCCAACCGGCAAGCAAAATGGGCGTGGTGCTTATATCAAGCTAGATAACCAAGAAGCACTTATGGCAAAGAAAAAACAGGTGTTTAATCGTAGCTTCTCAATGGAGGTGCCAGAGAGCTTTTACGATGAAGTGATTGCACATGTTGATCACAAAGTTAAAAGAAGAGAGCTAGGCCTTGAATAG
- a CDS encoding ribosomal protein L7Ae/L30e/S12e/Gadd45 family protein — protein sequence MNSLNRLSHLIGLAQRAKKVISGEELVIKAIRHQEVNLVFLANDAGPNITKKVTDKSNYYNVEVSTVFSALELSAALGKPRKVVAIADAGFSKKMRTLMK from the coding sequence TTGAATAGTTTAAATAGATTATCTCATTTGATCGGACTGGCTCAGCGGGCCAAAAAAGTGATTTCAGGTGAGGAATTGGTCATTAAAGCCATTCGACATCAGGAAGTCAATCTTGTTTTTTTAGCCAATGATGCTGGCCCAAATATCACTAAAAAAGTAACAGATAAAAGTAATTATTACAATGTAGAAGTCTCCACAGTGTTTAGTGCACTGGAATTAAGTGCTGCACTTGGCAAGCCTCGTAAGGTGGTTGCCATTGCAGACGCTGGATTTTCAAAGAAAATGAGGACTCTTATGAAATAG